The following nucleotide sequence is from Synechococcus sp. CBW1004.
ATGGCACGGGGATCCCTGCGGCACTGCTGATTCTCAACAAGAACAAGACCGCGGAGCGTCGTGGGAAGGTGCTCTTCATCAACGCTGAACTGGACTACCAGGAGGGCAAGAACCAGAACCTACTGAGAGAGCAGGATATTGAAAAGGTGGTGGGATGCTTTGACGCCTACAACGAAATCAAGCGGTTCTCACGAGTGGTGCCGCTGGAGGAAATTCGGGAGAACGACCACAACCTGAACATCCGTCGCTACGCAGACACCTCACCACCACCTGAACCCTTTGATGTGCGGGGCATACTTCATGGTGGGGTGCCGATCAAGGAAATCCAGAGCGAGTACATCCAGGAGATCCTTGAAGGGTTTGATGTCAGTGGCGTCCTGGTTCCAAAGGACACTGAGTACCTGAAGTTTCGGGATGACATTCAGGAGAAGTCCCAGATTCGCCAGCACCTGGGAGATGCTTCTGATGCGGTGATTCAGCAGTTTGAGCGGTGGTGGGACAAGTACGGGGTCTCACTCGCTCAGATTGATTCTGAGGTCAAGGAAGCAGAAGCAGCGATGCACGGGTACTTGAAGGAGTTGGGATATGAGTGACTGGGAAGAAGCATCTCTGGCAGATCTCGCTGATTACATCAACGGGAGAGCGATAAAACCCGAGGAATGCTCCTCCAGCGATGGAATACCTGTGATAAGAATCAAACAGATCAATGACCCTGAATCTATTGAAGATCGCTTTTGTGGAGATGATCTGGATGAAAAGAACATCGCAAGGCGTGGCGACCTGCTCTTCTCTTGGTCAGCAACGCTAAAAACAATCTTGTGGCAGGGACCAACAGGAGCGATAAACCAGCACATCTTCAAGGTCCTGCCCAAAGAGGGTATGGACAGGATATTTCTGCACTACCTGATTGACCACTCCATACCCGCTCTCGCAGAAGAATCTCACGGGAGCACAATGAAGCATATCAAAAAATCTGCATTATCAGCATTCCACCTGCAGATCCCCCCACTCCCCGAGCAGAAGAAGATCGCCGAGATACTCTCTGGGATTGACAGTTTTATTAGATTTCTAAGGCAGCAAAGTCACAAATTAGGTGACGCCAAGGAAGCGCTCTCAAAGGAATTGATTTCAGGATCGTCGGAACCCTGCAAAGAATCCCTGTATGGTCAAATACCTGAACATTGGAACGAGTCATCACTGGGAGAAGCGATAGGCATTGAGAATCTGCAGACGGGACCATTCGGAAGTCAATTACATGCTCACGAATACACCAGCGAGGGGATTCCAGTCATCATGCCTCAGGACATGAAGGACTGCCGAGTTGCAACAAACAAGATTGCACGAATAACCCCCGACAGGGCACAGTCACTTGAAAAGCATAGGGTCCAATCGGGAGACATTCTTTTTTCAAGGAGAGGAGACATCGGCAGACATGCTGTAATTACAGAAAACGAAAGTGGATGGATCTGTGGAACTGGTTGCCTCCGAGCAAGATCCCAGGGAGCGATAAACCCTGTCTTCCTATCAGAACTGCTCAGGCATAAGTTCGCACTGGAATGGTTGAATGCAAATGCCGTTGGTCAAACAATGCTAAATCTGAATACAGGCATTCTGGCGGAATTGCCATTAGTGGTTCCACCAAGAGATGAGCAAGAGAAGATTGCAAATTCCTTGAGTTCAATCAATGAGAGGTCCAAAAAGATTAACGATCAGATATTGCTCACCCAAAATCTAAAGACAGCACTCTCGGCAGATCTCCTCTCAGGTCGCAAGAGGGTGAGCGTCTAACCATGCAAGGCGACGAGCGGAAACTGGTAGAGGCACCTGCCCTTGAGCAACTCAAGGGTCTGGGGTGGTCGCACATTGATGGCGCCACGCTGGCACCAGAGAAGAGCACTCTCCGCTCATCGTTCAAGGATGTGGTCCTGACTCCAAACCTGGAGCAGGCAATTCAACGCATCAACCCCTGGATCAGCGAAGACAACCTCCGCAAGGTCGTCCGTGAGGTGACCCTGATTCAGACCTCCACCCTGATGGAGGCAAACCAGTGGTTCTGGGAACGCCTGACCCAATACTTCAGCGTGGATCAGGACCTGGGTAGTGGTCGTCGTGGGCAGACGGTGAAACTCATTGACTTTGAGAACCTGGAGAACAACGAGTTCCTGTGCGTTGATCAGTTCAAGGTCCAGGGTCCGTCTCAGAACATCATTCCCGACATCCTGCTCTTCGTGAACGGGTTGCCGTTGGGGGTCATGGAATGCAAGTCCCCCTTCGTGACCGACCCGATGGCGGAGGGGATCAACCAACTGCGACGATACGCCAACCTCCGTAACCCTGGCGACTCAGAAGGATGCGAGAAACTGTTCCACTACAACCAGGTGATGATCTCCACCCACAGGGATGGAGCACGGGTTGGAACAATCTCCTCGCACATGGAACACTTCCTTGAATGGAAGGATCCCTACCCTCTGAAGAGAAGTGATCTGGGCGAGAATCCGACTTCTCAGAGTTTACTGATACAGGGAGTCCTGCATCCCAAGAACTTCCTGGACATCATTCAGAATTTCACAGTCTACGAGATTGAATCAGGTCGCACGATCAAAAAGATCGCCCGCTACCAGCAATTCAGGGCGGTTCAAAAGACCATAGAGCGACTCAAGACAGCAGGAACCCGCATGACAAAAGGCGGAGTGATCTGGCATACCCAGGGGTCCGGTAAATCCCTCACGATGGTGTTCCTGGTTCTGAAGATCCGTCGGGATCCGCTGCTACGGGAATACAAACTGGTCTTCCTCACGGATCGTGCCCAATTAGATTTTCAACTGACCACCACTTTCAGGCGAACGCAAAGCGAAACGGTCCTCAACGCTTCCTCGGTCAGTCACCTCAAGGAACTGCTCGCCAAGGACGCCTCTGATCTGGTGACCGCCACGATCCAGAAACTCCAGGAGGGGGACTTCGGGTACACCTGCCTCAACGACTCAGAGCGGATCATCGTGCTGGCGGATGAGGCACACCGCACCCAGTACGGCACCCTTGGCGCTGCGATCAACACTGCCCTGCCCAACGCCCCCAAGATCGCCTTCACGGGGACCCCGCTGATCAAGACCGAGAAGACCACTCAGGAGTTCGGTGGATACATTGACACCTACACGATTGAGCAGGCGGTCGCTGATGGTGCCACCTGCCAGATCCTCTACGAAGGACGGGAAGCGACAACCAAGGTGACAGGCGATTCCCTGGATGCGCTGTTTGATCGCTACTTCCAGGACAGGACCCCAGAAGAGAAGGAGGCGATCAAGAAGCGGTACGGTACCGAGCGGGCAGTCCTTGAGGCACCTCAAAGATTGGAGTGGGTGGGTCTGGATCTGGTCGGGCATTACCGCAGCACAATCCTCCCCAACGGGTTCAAGGCGATCCTGGTCACCTCAAGCAGGGAAGCAGCGGTCACCTATAAGCAGAAACTGGACGCCATCCCAGGAGCACCTGAGTCCGCTGTGATCATCTCAGGCGACCACAACGACCCGCCCCATATCGCCAAGTGGACCAACCCAGCAGACCACAAGAAGGCGATTGAGAATTTCAAGAAACCGATCAGCGAGCATCCCCTGTCCCTGCTGATCGTGAAGGACATGCTGCTGACGGGGTTTGACGCTCCGATCTGCCAGGTCATGTACCTGGACCGCAAACTGACCGATCACACCCTGCTGCAGGCGATCGCCAGGGTAAATCGGACGAAGGCGAACAAGCACTGCGGGTACATCGTGGACTACTACGGTCTCACGGACTATCTGGCAGAGGCACTGAAGGACTTCTCCAGCACCGATGTCCAGGGCGCCCTCAGGAACCTCAAGGACGAAATCCCCAAACTCCAGGCGGCACATACCAGGATCAAGCAGCACCTCAAGGGGCAGGATCTCCAGGACATTGACGCCTGCATCGCTGCCCTGGAGGACGAACTGAAGCGCCAGCAGTTTGAGGCGGACTTTCGGACCTTCGCCAAGCAAGTGGAGATCGTCCTACCCGATCCAGCGGCAACGCCCTTCCTGCCCGATCTCAAGGCACTGGGGAAGGTGGTCATCGGGTGCCGCAACCGCTATCGGGATGAAAACCTTGACCTGAAGGGATGCGGCGAGAAGGTCAGGGCACTGATTGAGCAGCATGTCCGTGCCACAGGCGTGGATCCAAGGGTCCCCCCCACCAAACTCTTTGATGTGGAGTTTGAGCAGGTGGTGAATGCCCAGACCAGCGACAGGGCAAAAGCATCCGAAGTAGAACACGCCATCAAGGCACACCTGAAGTTCAAGTTGGACGATGATCCCGAGTATTACCAGTCCCTGTCGCTGCGCCTTGAGGAGATCATCCTGAATTGCAAGAACAAGTGGGAACTTTTACAGCAACTGCTGCTGTTCCGTGATGGCATGGAGCGGGACAAGACCCAGCAGAACCAGGATTTGGGACTGAGCGAGACCGAAGGCGCGTTCTACAGGTCGCTGATGAAGGCAGTCACGACCAAAACAGGTGACGATGCCATGGATGAGGAGACCCATCAGCGGGTTCTGGACCTGACCAAGGAACTAGTGGGAGATTTCCAGGAAGCAACCCAGATCGTCGGTTTCTTTGACAAGTGGGATGAGGTCACCCGCATCAAGCGGCAGATCAAGCGGAGCATCCTGGATCAACCGTTTGGCGATCGTGAATTGGTGGATGAGGTGACCGACAAATTCATGGACCTGGGCAAGAGGCACTTCAAATGAGCGCCATCCCGCAGGAGGTGCTGGGTCTACGGGTGGAGGTGGTCCGCTCCATCAGGAGGACTGCTGCGCTTCACATCGTCGGCAGTGATCTTCAGGTGCGGATCCCTGAGCACTTGGGGGATGAGCGGGTGGCAGCAATCCTCAAGCAGAAGCGTCCCTGGATCCGTGGCAAGGTCGCTGAACTGAAGCGGGTTCCGCCCCACCGCCCCAAGGAACTGGTGAGCGGTGAGTCGTTCCTCTACCTGGGACGCCACTACCGCCTCAAGGTTCAGGAGGGGCATCAGGTGGGCGTGTGCCTGTCAGGGGGATACCTCAGGGCAACGATCCGACCCTCAGAGCAGGGGGAGCAACGGGAAGCACGAATCCAGCAGTACCTCCAGTCATGGTATCGCTCCCGTGCCCTGGAACGCCTGCAGGAGAAGAGCAACCGTTACGCCAAGCAGATCGGCGTGTCACCTGCTGCGGTATCTGTGAAGAACTTCCGATCACGCTGGGGATCATGCGATAAGCGGGGTCAGGTGGTCTTCAACTGGAACATCATCAAGGCACCGCACAGCATCGTGGATTATGTGGTGATCCATGAGTTATGCCATCTGATCCACCCGAACCACTCCAAGGACTTCTGGCAGGTGGTGGGTCGCCACGACGGTGCCTACCTTGAGCACAGGCAGTGGTTGAAGGAGCGAGGCGGGAGATTGCTGTAGAATGGAGTAAATGCTGAATTGAGACTGGCAACCCATGCTTGAATCAGCACTAGTCTTTTCGGCGGCAGTAGTGAGAAATGTCTTGGGCAACTCGGTAAATCAGGACATACGCTTCAATCAAAAGTCTTGCGACCAATACTGAAAGGGCGCAGATACCTGCATACATCAAACCTTCCTGGACGGAATGGGCGTAGAGTTGTGCTTCTCCATGGGAATCCCAACCGGAATTCTGACCTGACCAGCACCCTTGAATTGCCATTGACGAGAAGACATAACCAGTTGCAGCGCCTAATCCAAGACCCTGAGCGACTGCATAGAGAAAGGACAAAACAGAAGGTGCGGCATAGGATGAGAACCTGTAATCAGCAAGCAGCGTGACAAACAAAGACTTCTCGCCCTCTTGCCGCGGGGAGATGAATCGCATTGAACAAGAGACCGCAGCGCCAGCAAAGGCGCAGATGGCGGGGTAATTGGCAATATTTTTAAACTGACACTGCGGGAATCCAATGCCGCCCGAAGAGAAGGCGATTGCGAGACATGCGCCCAGCAGAAACCAGAGGAAACCTTGCCAGGGTGAGCGCATGATGCAGATGCGTGGAGCATCTGTATAGTCGCGCCTTAATTCCGGGATTGCGTTATTGTTACATTTCTTATCCAAGGACATGCCTCGCCGCGCCCAATAGAGAGATTGTGTTGGTATTTGCGCTAGTCCTTAGTGCCAACAACCTCCAACAGATCTTCAATCCCGCAGTCCAGCACCGTCACGATCTTCCCAGCGAGATCCAGCGAAAGTGCTGACGCTGCTTTCTCATCAGTCCTCGCCAACCTGGTAATGGTGGTTGCGGCAACACCCGCCTGAACAGCGAGGGAATGCATCGTAATCGGTTTCTCCCCCGCCTCAGCACGGCGAAGATTCGCCTTGGCGATTGCCTTGGCGAGGGTCAGTCGGACTTGCTTTGCCATAAGGCGCACAATACATCAGGCACCAGCAACGGGACTCTTAGCGCCTGGCACTCCATAAGGCGCACAGAGACCGCCCCTTCCCCAGGAACCCCAGAAGACCCGAGACGGCAGGGAACCAAGGGACAAAGTGACAGGCGCCCCGCGCATCCTAAGAGATACAGAGTGCCACGCACGCAGTCTCCAGCATTCTATGCTATGATTTGAGCGTTGAGGGGCAAGAGACTCATAGAAGTCCGCCCCTCCAACGCCCCCACCTGAAACCCACAGAGGTTCCCATGACCCGCTCCGAACTCAACCACCTGGATCTTGCGACTATTAACGCTGCCCAGAGCGTTATCGTCGCCGCTATTGAGCATCAGATATGCAAGTGGGAACAGGATTGTGCTGATGCTTCCGCCGATGGTCGCCTGATCAATGCCCTGCAACTTGAGCACTGGGCATTCGCAGCCCAACTGCTGCGCAGCATCACCTCTTCCGAACTGAGCGCCCTCTTCGCGCAGGTCGCCGACATCCAGTTCTCCTCCATGCCTCCTGTCCAGGAGATTGAGGTCCTGGCGGAGGTCGCCTGAGGCAAGCACCAGGAGGGGGGCATCCAACCCCCTCCCCCAGAAACCCACAAGAGGTTCCCGATGACACTCCGCAATACTGGTGCCAGCACCCACTCACCGCCTCCAGATCCTCATGGCAAAAGATCATCCCGACGCCCCGAAGCAATTTGGAGTCCGCCTGTCCGACGAAACCATGGAACTGGTCGCTGAGATCCAGGAGTACCGCAAACGCAACCAGCAATCATTCACCCTCGCCTCTGTCGTGGAAGACGCCATTCGGTGCCACTACAACCGACTGGTAGAGCGGGGACACCTCAATGACAAATGACACCCCTACCCCCTGGCGCCATTGAGCGCCTCATTCAGACCCTGCCCCCTGAGCGTGAAGACCCCTTCGCGCACCTGTCGGAACTCACCCCCGAGCAACTAATTCAGCGGCGCCTAGAGATCACCCAGCAGACCAAGCACCTGGAGCAGGAGCGCCAGAGGATTGATGAGGAACTTCAGGAGATCCACTCCGACGCCGAACTCAGGAATGGACTGCGGGTCTCAGGCGACTGGATCCTCAAGCAGAAGTCCCGAACCTCATGGGAATACGCGCAAGAGGTCGCGCAGGTCATCAAGGCGATCCAGAAGGAAGCGCAACGGGACGGCAGAGCAGTTTCACGACAGACCTTCTTTCTTTCATTCACAAGACCTGGCGCCTAGGACGCACTCCCTAGTGTCTCATGCTATTATTCCTTCAGAGACTCAGAGAAGTCCATCATCATGAACAGCATTGCAAGCGTTAACGGCACCGCCGCCGCCAAGTTCACCCAGCGATCCACCGCTGAGACCTTGGTGGAACTCAACCGCCCCATTGACCCGCGCCACTTCAAGACCCGCAAGCAGGGCAGCACGACCCTGACTTATGTGCCCTGGGCGACCCTGGCGAGGCACCTTCATCACAGGGCGCCGGGGTGGTGCTTTGAGATCCAGTCCGTTCAGGAGGTCGGCAGGTCGGTCGTGGTCACTGGGCGACTGACCATCCCCACCACCGATGGACTGCTGCACTACTCAGCAGTGGCATCGGAACCGCTGGAGTCCAAGTCCCAGGCACCCGCAGCAGAGGTGGCAGCGTCCTCATGTCTCAGGAGGGCGGCGGCGTTGGCGGGATTGGGTCTTGAGTTGTGGGGGTGAATCATGGCGAATATTTGGCACCCCGAAAAACTGTACAGATCAGCACCCAATCAGTTAGAGTCTAGATTGATATAAAGCATGTACATGAACGCGGCACTTCTCTTCCTAACTGGAGTTCTGACAGGAATTATCGTAGGTTATATTATTGCCAGAATGACACGAAGAAGAACAGATAAATCAACCGATGACTCCAAGAGCATTAGTCTACTTGAATCTCAATTGGCATCGGGGGAATCGTTGATGAGGCGCTTGGAGGACGATCTTGATACCTATAGACAGAGTTCGGAGCAATACAAATCGCAAGTTGAGGTCATGAAAGAGCGGATCAGATCTGGCGAAGAGCAGAAGAAGTTCCTTGAAGATGCACAGAATCACCTAAGGGCACAGTTTGAAGCACTGAGCGCTCAAATGCTAAAGAATAGCAGAGAAGAACTATTAAATACGAACAAGATGACAGTTGCTGATCCATTCAACGAACAAGTAAAGATCCTGCGAGATAAAGTTGAAGAGTTACAAAGGACAAGTCTTCAGCGACTTGATGTATTGCAAAGCACAACACGAGATCTCATCCAGAAGAGTTCCGATGTTCAAGGTGCAGCACAACAATTAACCACTGCTCTCCGCTCACCAAATACAAAGGGGAGATGGGGAGAGGTGAATCTAGTTCGTATTCTTGAGTTTGTAGGATTAGTTCCGTATTGTGACTTTCAGGAGCAGGTTCATGTAACCGACTTAGAGGGGAGTTCACGCCCAGACTGCATCATTCGCATCCCTGGAGATAGAAGAGTAATAATTGACTCCAAGGCACCTCTAGACAGTTATCTAGATGCAATGCAGGCGCCTGACGACAATAGCAAGAAAAGAGCAATTCAGGATCACACAAAGAAAGTTCGTGCTCACATAGATGCGTTGAGTAGAAAAGATTACACAT
It contains:
- a CDS encoding DUF4282 domain-containing protein, which encodes MSLDKKCNNNAIPELRRDYTDAPRICIMRSPWQGFLWFLLGACLAIAFSSGGIGFPQCQFKNIANYPAICAFAGAAVSCSMRFISPRQEGEKSLFVTLLADYRFSSYAAPSVLSFLYAVAQGLGLGAATGYVFSSMAIQGCWSGQNSGWDSHGEAQLYAHSVQEGLMYAGICALSVLVARLLIEAYVLIYRVAQDISHYCRRKD
- a CDS encoding restriction endonuclease subunit S — translated: MSDWEEASLADLADYINGRAIKPEECSSSDGIPVIRIKQINDPESIEDRFCGDDLDEKNIARRGDLLFSWSATLKTILWQGPTGAINQHIFKVLPKEGMDRIFLHYLIDHSIPALAEESHGSTMKHIKKSALSAFHLQIPPLPEQKKIAEILSGIDSFIRFLRQQSHKLGDAKEALSKELISGSSEPCKESLYGQIPEHWNESSLGEAIGIENLQTGPFGSQLHAHEYTSEGIPVIMPQDMKDCRVATNKIARITPDRAQSLEKHRVQSGDILFSRRGDIGRHAVITENESGWICGTGCLRARSQGAINPVFLSELLRHKFALEWLNANAVGQTMLNLNTGILAELPLVVPPRDEQEKIANSLSSINERSKKINDQILLTQNLKTALSADLLSGRKRVSV
- a CDS encoding helix-turn-helix transcriptional regulator encodes the protein MAKQVRLTLAKAIAKANLRRAEAGEKPITMHSLAVQAGVAATTITRLARTDEKAASALSLDLAGKIVTVLDCGIEDLLEVVGTKD
- a CDS encoding M48 family metallopeptidase: MSAIPQEVLGLRVEVVRSIRRTAALHIVGSDLQVRIPEHLGDERVAAILKQKRPWIRGKVAELKRVPPHRPKELVSGESFLYLGRHYRLKVQEGHQVGVCLSGGYLRATIRPSEQGEQREARIQQYLQSWYRSRALERLQEKSNRYAKQIGVSPAAVSVKNFRSRWGSCDKRGQVVFNWNIIKAPHSIVDYVVIHELCHLIHPNHSKDFWQVVGRHDGAYLEHRQWLKERGGRLL
- a CDS encoding type I restriction endonuclease subunit R: MQGDERKLVEAPALEQLKGLGWSHIDGATLAPEKSTLRSSFKDVVLTPNLEQAIQRINPWISEDNLRKVVREVTLIQTSTLMEANQWFWERLTQYFSVDQDLGSGRRGQTVKLIDFENLENNEFLCVDQFKVQGPSQNIIPDILLFVNGLPLGVMECKSPFVTDPMAEGINQLRRYANLRNPGDSEGCEKLFHYNQVMISTHRDGARVGTISSHMEHFLEWKDPYPLKRSDLGENPTSQSLLIQGVLHPKNFLDIIQNFTVYEIESGRTIKKIARYQQFRAVQKTIERLKTAGTRMTKGGVIWHTQGSGKSLTMVFLVLKIRRDPLLREYKLVFLTDRAQLDFQLTTTFRRTQSETVLNASSVSHLKELLAKDASDLVTATIQKLQEGDFGYTCLNDSERIIVLADEAHRTQYGTLGAAINTALPNAPKIAFTGTPLIKTEKTTQEFGGYIDTYTIEQAVADGATCQILYEGREATTKVTGDSLDALFDRYFQDRTPEEKEAIKKRYGTERAVLEAPQRLEWVGLDLVGHYRSTILPNGFKAILVTSSREAAVTYKQKLDAIPGAPESAVIISGDHNDPPHIAKWTNPADHKKAIENFKKPISEHPLSLLIVKDMLLTGFDAPICQVMYLDRKLTDHTLLQAIARVNRTKANKHCGYIVDYYGLTDYLAEALKDFSSTDVQGALRNLKDEIPKLQAAHTRIKQHLKGQDLQDIDACIAALEDELKRQQFEADFRTFAKQVEIVLPDPAATPFLPDLKALGKVVIGCRNRYRDENLDLKGCGEKVRALIEQHVRATGVDPRVPPTKLFDVEFEQVVNAQTSDRAKASEVEHAIKAHLKFKLDDDPEYYQSLSLRLEEIILNCKNKWELLQQLLLFRDGMERDKTQQNQDLGLSETEGAFYRSLMKAVTTKTGDDAMDEETHQRVLDLTKELVGDFQEATQIVGFFDKWDEVTRIKRQIKRSILDQPFGDRELVDEVTDKFMDLGKRHFK
- the rmuC gene encoding DNA recombination protein RmuC — its product is MNAALLFLTGVLTGIIVGYIIARMTRRRTDKSTDDSKSISLLESQLASGESLMRRLEDDLDTYRQSSEQYKSQVEVMKERIRSGEEQKKFLEDAQNHLRAQFEALSAQMLKNSREELLNTNKMTVADPFNEQVKILRDKVEELQRTSLQRLDVLQSTTRDLIQKSSDVQGAAQQLTTALRSPNTKGRWGEVNLVRILEFVGLVPYCDFQEQVHVTDLEGSSRPDCIIRIPGDRRVIIDSKAPLDSYLDAMQAPDDNSKKRAIQDHTKKVRAHIDALSRKDYTSRLRGDGQIIEAVILFIPIEGALAIALESDPSLIEYGFNKNIILAFPTSLLAILKGLSLTIQQQEVANNIYAIRDMAIELHKRFIKFTEYYTKVGMRLRQLNDSYNMSVGSFNSKLLKQAEKFAELGGFEAKQAELDGIESSVRFPHGNNDQTD